Proteins encoded within one genomic window of Ranitomeya variabilis isolate aRanVar5 chromosome 4, aRanVar5.hap1, whole genome shotgun sequence:
- the MYL9 gene encoding myosin regulatory light polypeptide 9 isoform X2, with translation MSSKKTKAKTTKKRPQRATSNVFAMFDQSQIQEFKEAFNMIDQNRDGFIDKEDLHDMLASMGKNPSDEYLEGMMSEAPGPINFTMFLTMFGEKLNGTDPEDVIRNAFACFDEEGTGVIHEDHLRELLTTMGDRFTDEEVDEMYREAPIDKKGNFNYAEFTRILKHGAKDKDD, from the exons ATGTCCAGCAAGAAGACCAAGGCTAAGACCACCAAGAAGCGTCCTCAGAGGGCGACTTCCAATGTATTTGCAATGTTTGACCAGTCCCAGATTCAGGAGTTTAAGGAGGCTTTTAATATGATTGACCAGAACAGGGATGGCTTCATTGATAAGGAAGATCTGCATGACATGTTGGCCTCCATGG GTAAAAATCCCTCTGATGAATATTTGGAAGGTATGATGAGTGAAGCTCCTGGCCCTATTAATTTCACCATGTTCCTGACGATGTTTGGAGAGAAACTCAATGGCACTGACCCAGAAGATGTGATCAGAAATGCTTTTGCCTGTTTTGATGAAGAAGGCACAG GCGTCATCCATGAGGACCATTTACGTGAGCTCCTAACCACAATGGGAGACCGCTTTACAGATGAGGAGGTGGATGAGATGTACAGAGAAGCACCAATTGACAAAAAAGGCAACTTCAATTATGCGGAATTCACCCGTATTCTGAAACATGGAGCCAAGGACAAGGATGACTAA